One window of the Anguilla rostrata isolate EN2019 chromosome 13, ASM1855537v3, whole genome shotgun sequence genome contains the following:
- the LOC135238448 gene encoding protein cereblon-like isoform X1 produces the protein MADEGGGEGNNINNNMGNQVPFLPENEEEEDEDDMLSEDHDSDDAEKRNTINFDPSLPTSHAYLGADMEEFHGRTVHDEDSCQMIPVLPHVTVMLIPGQTLPLQLFRPQEVSMMRNLIQRDRTFAVLAYSDSQEQQAEFGTTAEIYAYREEQEYGIETVKVKAVGRQRFKVHELRTQADGIRQAKVQILPERVLPDPLSAVQLAPLSRLQMQPSCRPPAGQSQELQRWWDSYRKRNFHCASLTSWPAWVYMLYDSEILMNRVKRQLHEWDENLKDDSLPTNVIDFSYRVAACLPIDDALRIQLLKIGSPIQRLRCELNIMDRCTSLCCKQCQDTEITTKNEIFSLSLYGPMAAYVNPHGYVHETLTVYKASNLNLIGRPSTLHSWFPGYAWTIAQCRTCGSHMGWKFTATRKDMSPQRFWGLTRSALLPRIPAAEREEGAEEAARMLCL, from the exons ATGGCTGACGAGGGGGGCGGAGAAGGTAACAATATCAACAATAATATGGGAAATCAGGTGCCGTTTTTACCAG aaaatgaggaggaagaggatgaagacGATATGTTATCGGAAGATCATGACAGCGACGATGCAGAAAAGCGAAACACCATCAACTTTGATCCTAGTCTCCCAACGTCACATGCT TACCTTGGTGCGGACATGGAGGAGTTTCACGGTCGCACAGTGCACGACGAGGACAGCTGTCAGATGATCCCTGTCCTGCCGCACGTGACCGTGATGCTGATCCCCGGCCAGACTCTGCCCCTGCAGCTCTTCAGACCACAGGAAGTCAGCATGATGCGCAACCTCATCCAGCGAGACCGCACCTTCGCTGTGCTGGCCTACAG TGATTCTCAGGAACAGCAGGCAGAGTTCGGGACGACGGCAGAGATCTACGCGTACCGCGAGGAGCAAGAATATGGCATCGAGACGGTCAAGGTGAAGGCTGTTGGACGGCAGAGGTTCAAAGTTCATGAGCTGCGAACGCAGGCAGACGG cATTCGACAGGCGAAGGTGCAGATTCTCCCGGAGAGAGTTCTCCCAGAccccctctctgcagtgcaGCTCGCTCCCCTGTCTCGGCTCCAGATGCAGCCCTCGTGCAGACCCCCTGCCGGGCAGAGCCAAGAGCTACAGCGCTGGTGGGACTCCTACAGGAAG AGGAACTTCCACTGTGCTAGTCTTACTTCATGGCCTGCCTGGGTTTACATGTTGTACGACTCG GAAATTCTCATGAACCGGGTAAAGAGACAGCTACATGAGTGGGATGAAAACTTGAAGGACGACTCCCTCCCTACAAATGTTATAG ATTTTTCATACAGGGTGGCAGCCTGCCTCCCCATTGACGATGCCCTGAGAATTCAGCTGCTGAAGATCGGCAGTCCAATCCAAAGACTGCGCTGTGAGTTGAACATCATGGACCgg TGCACCTCACTATGCTGCAAGCAGTGTCAGGACACTGAGATCACAACAAAGAACGAAATATTCAG CCTGTCCCTGTATGGTCCTATGGCTGCCTATGTGAATCCCCATGGATATGTCCATGAGACCCTGACCGTGTATAAGGCCAGCAACCTCAACCTGATTGGACGGCCATCCACACTGCACAGCTGGTTTCCCGG GTACGCCTGGACCATCGCTCAGTGCCGGACCTGCGGCTCCCACATGGGCTGGAAGTTCACGGCCACGCGGAAGGACATGTCCCCCCAGCGCTTCTGGGGCCTGACGCGCTCCGCCCTGCTGCCCCGCATCCCCGCGgccgagagggaggagggggccgAGGAGGCCGCCCGCATGCTCTGCCTGTGA
- the trnt1 gene encoding CCA tRNA nucleotidyltransferase 1, mitochondrial: MWGRIFVNPRVTGRINLLWNCSFVTMQLKTKEFQSLFTDGLNSIAELFEKNHFELRIAGGAVRDLLSGKRPDDVDFATTATPDEMKRMFQAAGVRMINNKGETHGTITARIHNENFEVTTLRVDVQTDGRHAEVEFTTDWKQDAERRDLTINSMFFGLDGTLYDYFNGYEDLKNCKVRFVGSAEQRIQEDYLRILRYFRFYGRVAAEAGEHEPETLQAIRENAQGLAAISGERIWVELKKTLAGNHAAHLVEIMYKLGLAQYMGLPVEGNVAELTRVWQQSRGWSPKPMTLLSALFRCSAEVDKLDLRLKISREEKNLGLFLVKHRRELVKSADEPDSLKPFTDFIIDSREPDVQSKMCELLKYQGEVRLLAQLQRWAIPRFPVSGHDLRKMGISSGKEIGVILQNLRDVWKKSHYQMGKDELLNSVTRS; encoded by the exons ATGTGGGGACGCATATTTGTGAACCCACGGGTGACTGGCAGAATTAATCTCCTTTGGAACTGCAGTTTCGTTACCATGCAGCTGAAAACGAAAGAGTTTCAGTCTTTGTTCACCGATGGGCTGAATAGCATAGCAG AGCTTTTTGAGAAGAACCATTTTGAGCTGCGAATAGCAGGGGGCGCCGTGCGGGACCTCCTGTCAGGGAAGCGGCCGGATGACGTGGATTTCGCCACAACGGCCACACCCGATGAGATGAAGCGTATGTTCCAGGCAGCGGGGGTCCGGATGATCAATAACAAAGGAGAGACGCATGGGACCATCACTGCTCGG ATACACAATGAGAACTTTGAGGTGACTACACTGCGAGTGGACgtacagacagacggacggcaCGCTGAGGTGGAGTTCACCACAGACTGGAAGCAAGACGCAGAGCGCAGGGACCTCACCATCAACTCCATGTTTTTTG GTTTAGATGGGACCCTGTATGACTACTTTAATGGCTATGAAGACCTTAAGAATTGCAAGGTCCGGTTTGTTGGCAGCGCGGAACAGAGGATTCAGGAGGACTACTTGAGGATTCTAAGATACTTCAG GTTTTACGGAAGGGTGGCAGCAGAAGCCGGGGAACACGAGCCTGAGACGCTGCAGGCCATCCGGGAGAACGCCCAGGGGCTAGCCGCCATCTCTGGAGAGCGCATCTGGGTGGAGCTGAAGAAGACGCTGGCGGGAAACCACGCGGCGCATCTGGTGGAGATCATGTACAAGCTGGGCCTGGCTCAGTATATGG GATTACCTGTGGAGGGGAATGTGGCAGAGCTGACGCGGGTGTGGCAGCAGTCACGCGGTTGGTCACCTAAGCCCATGACGCTCCTGTCGGCACTGTTCCGGTGCTCGGCGGAAGTGGACAAGTTGGACCTGCGGCTGAAGATCTCCAGGGAGGAGAAGAACCTGGGGCTCTTCCTGGTGAAGCACAGACGGGAGCTTGTCAAGTCCGCGGACGAGCCCGACAGCCTCAAGCCCTTCACAGATTTCATCATTGAT TCAAGGGAGCCCGATGTCCAGAGTAAAATGTGTGAGCTGCTGAAGTACCAGGGTGAGGTGCGGCTGCTTGCGCAGTTGCAGAGGTGGGCCATCCCCCGCTTTCCTGTCAGTGGGCATGACCTGAGGAAGATGGGCATCTCCTCCGGCAAGGAGATTGGCGTCATTCTGCAGAACCTGAGGGACGTCTGGAAGAAGAGCCACTACCAAATGGGCAAAGACGAGCTACTGAATAGTGTGACCAGGTCATAG
- the LOC135238450 gene encoding vasopressin V2 receptor-like translates to MTSFNPNISNVTPEIDDDQPRDHNLVKVEIALLGIIFFSAGILNSALLFVLWKRRKQLSRMRVFVFHLCLADLVVAFFQVCPQLMWDITDRFIGPDLLCRFVKYMQIVGMFSSTYMIVVMTIDRYQAICNPMVTFQRGRARLNIPVCVAWAISLVGGIPQIFIFSRVQVAPGVFDCWAEFIKPWGLKTYVTWTTLVIFVLPVFTLIVCQVRICRAIQINLYTKTHQEVESAVTNAPASRASSVVGVSKARIKTVKMTVVIVLAYIICWAPFFTVQLWSVWDANAPTENATFTILMLLASLNSCANPCIYLLFSGQLPKRLVMLLCRNQSKLKHSIPDEGTMVSSLYTSFKIASESR, encoded by the exons ATGACTTCATTCAATCCAAATATCAGTAACGTAACTCCAGAGATTGACGATGACCAGCCTCGAGATCACAACCTGGTGAAAGTTGAAATAGCCCTTCTAGGCATTATTTTCTTTAGTGCTGGCATCCTTAACTCCGCGCTTTTGTTTGTACTGTGGAAGAGAAGGAAACAGCTTTCCAGAATGCGCGTCTTCGTCTTTCACCTCTGCTTGGCGGATTTGGTGGTTGCGTTTTTCCAAGTGTGTCCGCAGCTCATGTGGGACATCACGGACCGGTTCATAGGACCCGACCTGTTGTGCCGGTTTGTGAAGTATATGCAAATAGTTGGCATGTTCTCGTCTACCTACATGATCGTGGTGATGACTATTGACCGCTATCAGGCCATCTGCAACCCCATGGTCACGTTCCAGAGAGGCCGAGCGCGCTTGAATATCCCTGTTTGCGTGGCTTGGGCTATATCGCTCGTCGGGGGCATTCCTCAGATCTTCATCTTTTCCCGGGTTCAAGTCGCTCCTGGTGTGTTTGACTGCTGGGCTGAATTCATAAAGCCTTGGGGACTAAAAACCTACGTGACATGGACGACACTAGTCATTTTTGTACTACCCGTTTTCACTTTGATTGTGTGCCAGGTGCGCATCTGCAGAGCCATACAGATAAACCTGTACACCAAGACACACCAGGAAGTCGAATCCGCGGTAACCAACGCACCTGCTTCCAGGGCCAGTAGCGTGGTGGGGGTGTCCAAAGCAAGAATAAAGACCGTGAAGATGACCGTGGTGATTGTGCTGGCGTACATAATCTGCTGGGCTCCGTTCTTCACGGTTCAGCTCTGGTCCGTATGGGACGCGAATGCACCCACTGAAA aCGCGACTTTCACCATCCTGATGCTTTTGGCCAGTCTGAACAGTTGCGCCAACCCCTGCATCTACCTGCTATTCAGCGGGCAACTGCCGAAGAGACTGGTGATGTTACTGTGCAGGAATCAGTCCAAGCTAAAACATTCCATTCCCGACGAAGGCACAATGGTCAGCTCTCTCTACACGAGCTTCAAGATCGCGTCGGAATCGAGATAA
- the LOC135238448 gene encoding protein cereblon-like isoform X2 has product MADEGGGEENEEEEDEDDMLSEDHDSDDAEKRNTINFDPSLPTSHAYLGADMEEFHGRTVHDEDSCQMIPVLPHVTVMLIPGQTLPLQLFRPQEVSMMRNLIQRDRTFAVLAYSDSQEQQAEFGTTAEIYAYREEQEYGIETVKVKAVGRQRFKVHELRTQADGIRQAKVQILPERVLPDPLSAVQLAPLSRLQMQPSCRPPAGQSQELQRWWDSYRKRNFHCASLTSWPAWVYMLYDSEILMNRVKRQLHEWDENLKDDSLPTNVIDFSYRVAACLPIDDALRIQLLKIGSPIQRLRCELNIMDRCTSLCCKQCQDTEITTKNEIFSLSLYGPMAAYVNPHGYVHETLTVYKASNLNLIGRPSTLHSWFPGYAWTIAQCRTCGSHMGWKFTATRKDMSPQRFWGLTRSALLPRIPAAEREEGAEEAARMLCL; this is encoded by the exons ATGGCTGACGAGGGGGGCGGAGAAG aaaatgaggaggaagaggatgaagacGATATGTTATCGGAAGATCATGACAGCGACGATGCAGAAAAGCGAAACACCATCAACTTTGATCCTAGTCTCCCAACGTCACATGCT TACCTTGGTGCGGACATGGAGGAGTTTCACGGTCGCACAGTGCACGACGAGGACAGCTGTCAGATGATCCCTGTCCTGCCGCACGTGACCGTGATGCTGATCCCCGGCCAGACTCTGCCCCTGCAGCTCTTCAGACCACAGGAAGTCAGCATGATGCGCAACCTCATCCAGCGAGACCGCACCTTCGCTGTGCTGGCCTACAG TGATTCTCAGGAACAGCAGGCAGAGTTCGGGACGACGGCAGAGATCTACGCGTACCGCGAGGAGCAAGAATATGGCATCGAGACGGTCAAGGTGAAGGCTGTTGGACGGCAGAGGTTCAAAGTTCATGAGCTGCGAACGCAGGCAGACGG cATTCGACAGGCGAAGGTGCAGATTCTCCCGGAGAGAGTTCTCCCAGAccccctctctgcagtgcaGCTCGCTCCCCTGTCTCGGCTCCAGATGCAGCCCTCGTGCAGACCCCCTGCCGGGCAGAGCCAAGAGCTACAGCGCTGGTGGGACTCCTACAGGAAG AGGAACTTCCACTGTGCTAGTCTTACTTCATGGCCTGCCTGGGTTTACATGTTGTACGACTCG GAAATTCTCATGAACCGGGTAAAGAGACAGCTACATGAGTGGGATGAAAACTTGAAGGACGACTCCCTCCCTACAAATGTTATAG ATTTTTCATACAGGGTGGCAGCCTGCCTCCCCATTGACGATGCCCTGAGAATTCAGCTGCTGAAGATCGGCAGTCCAATCCAAAGACTGCGCTGTGAGTTGAACATCATGGACCgg TGCACCTCACTATGCTGCAAGCAGTGTCAGGACACTGAGATCACAACAAAGAACGAAATATTCAG CCTGTCCCTGTATGGTCCTATGGCTGCCTATGTGAATCCCCATGGATATGTCCATGAGACCCTGACCGTGTATAAGGCCAGCAACCTCAACCTGATTGGACGGCCATCCACACTGCACAGCTGGTTTCCCGG GTACGCCTGGACCATCGCTCAGTGCCGGACCTGCGGCTCCCACATGGGCTGGAAGTTCACGGCCACGCGGAAGGACATGTCCCCCCAGCGCTTCTGGGGCCTGACGCGCTCCGCCCTGCTGCCCCGCATCCCCGCGgccgagagggaggagggggccgAGGAGGCCGCCCGCATGCTCTGCCTGTGA